One window from the genome of Megalobrama amblycephala isolate DHTTF-2021 linkage group LG4, ASM1881202v1, whole genome shotgun sequence encodes:
- the cldn26 gene encoding putative claudin-24, translating into MVLFTTKFVQRASLFVSFGGLITTLITTFLPLWKTMNSDLNEMENWYEGLWHMCIYTEEVGVHCKAFESFLALPPDTLVSRVLMCISIATGILGVVAAFFGLQGVEIGAGRERMKRALLILGGVFILVSGITTLAPVSLMAYLMVVKFWDENLPDVMPRWEYGEAMFSAWFAGLLLVVGGAFLFVAVCMGDHEAKLQNKILARNQEQRPRTLHYRKTEII; encoded by the coding sequence ATGGTGCTGTTCACCACTAAGTTTGTCCAGAGAGCTTCGCTCTTTGTGTCCTTCGGAGGTTTAATCACAACGTTAATTACAACCTTCCTGCCACTATGGAAGACGATGAACTCAGATTTGAATGAGATGGAGAACTGGTATGAGGGTCTCTGGCACATGTGTATCTACACGGAGGAAGTTGGTGTGCACTGCAAAGCCTTCGAGTCTTTCTTGGCCCTGCCACCAGACACTTTAGTTTCACGGGTTCTCATGTGCATTTCCATTGCAACGGGAATTCTCGGTGTAGTGGCTGCTTTTTTTGGACTCCAGGGTGTCGAGATTGGTGCCGGACGGGAGAGGATGAAGAGGGCGCTGCTCATCCTCGGTGGAGTGTTTATCCTTGTGTCAGGGATCACGACCCTCGCACCCGTTTCACTGATGGCATACCTAATGGTAGTGAAATTCTGGGATGAGAATCTTCCAGATGTGATGCCAAGATGGGAGTATGGAGAGGCCATGTTTTCTGCCTGGTTTGCTGGACTTCTGTTAGTCGTTGGAGGGGCTTTTCTCTTTGTTGCCGTCTGCATGGGCGATCATGAAGCAAAGCTGCAAAATAAAATTCTCGCTCGCAATCAAGAACAGCGGCCGAGAACTCTGCATTACCGAAAGACTGAAATCATATAG